The Thermodesulfobacteriota bacterium genome includes the window GGATTGAGCGCGGTCATCGGCTCCTGAAAGACCATGGAAATCCGCCGGCCCCGGAGGCGGCGCAGGTCTTTCTCTTCCAGTTTCATAATATCCCGGCCGTCGAACAGGATTGAACCGGAGACTATCCTGCCGGGAGGGTCCGGGATGAGCCTCAATATGGACAGGGCCGTGACGCTCTTACCACAGCCGGACTCACCTACGACGCAGACAGTTTCGCCCTTTTCCACAGTGAAGCTTACGCCATCAACCGCCTTTAAGGTGCCTTCTTCGGTGTAAAAATATGTCTTTAAGTCCTGGACGGAAAGTAGTGGCTGGGGTGTCATGCGTGGTACTCATTCGAAAAAAAACAACCGTTTCCGGCTGGGAGTTCTCCGCAATCAGCAAGTAGCTGTTGGAGATAGAATCCAGAATTCAGGAGTCAGAATACAAAAGAGCTGAAAGCTGAGCGCTGATGGCTGACTGCCGACTAGATTATAATAAAACAAAGATTGTTTCAAGGGAATGTTTGCCGTATAATACGTCTCTGGATATGAAAACGCCGGCAAAGATATGGGAAATCAGCGGCCGCATGCTCCTGGTCTGGGGGGTTCTTGCCCTCATATCTTGTCCGGCCTGTTCCCGGCCGGAAGACAGCGGTAAATCCCTGGAACGTCCGGCAGCAGCCGGACCGCCCTGCTATGGCGACACCCTGATCACCGGGTCTATCGGCGAGCCTTCAAACTTAATTCCGATCCTTGCTTCCGATAGTTCTTCTCATGAGGTGGCCGGCCTCATATACAACGGCCTCGTGAAATATGACAAAGACCTGAAGCTGGTGGGTGATCTGGCCGAATCGTTTAAGGTCTCAAAATCCGGGTTGGTCATTACCTTTCATCTGCGAAAGGGGGTAAGGTGGCATGACGGTCAACCTTTTACCGCCGCAGACGTCTTATTTACCTATAAGACTATGGTCGATCCACATACTCCAACCGCCTATGCCGAAGACTTCCTGCAGGTGGAAAGGGCGGAGGCGACGGACCCTTATACCTTCCGGGTTACCTATAAAAAGCCCTTTGCCCCGGCCCTGGCCAGTTGGGGTATTTCTATTCTGCCCGGACATCTTCTGGAGGGAAGGGATATCATGAAGAGCCCTCTGGCGCGCCATCCCGTCGGCACAGGCCCCTTTATCTTCAAGGAATGGAAGGCCGGGGAAAAGGTGGTCCTCACCTATAACCCTGATTACTTTGAGGGCCGTCCCTATATCGATCGGTATATCTACCGGATTATCCCCGATTCCGCCACCATGTTTATGGAGCTTAAGGCCGGAGGTATAGATAACATGGGCCTTAGCCCACTTCAATATGCCCGGCAGACCGAGTATCGAAAGTTTAAAGAGAACTTTAACAAGTACCGCTATCCGGCCTTTGCCTATACCTATCTGGGTTTTAATCTCGAAGATGAAAAGTTCAGGGACAGGCGGGTGAGGCAGGCCATTTCCTATGCCATCAATCGCGGAGAGCTTATCGAAGGGGTCCTCCTCGGTCTGGGGCAGGAGGCCACAGGTCCGTATAAACCCGGCACCTGGGCCTGTAATCCCAATGTAAAGCAATATCCCTATAACCCCGTCAAGGCGCGGGAACTTCTACAAGAAGCGGGGTGGCGGGATACGAATGGTGACGGCATATTGGACAAGGGTGGGATACCATTTCGTTTCACCATCATTACCAATCAGGGGAATGATACCCGTGCCCGGACGGCAGAGATCATCCAGCGCCGGCTGAAAGAGGTCGGCATTGATGTTAAGATCCGGATTATTGAATGGGCGGCCTTTATCAAGGAATTTATTGAGAAAAAGGCATTTGAGGCCACCATTCTGGGATGGACAATAAGCCAGGACCCCGATATATACGACGTCTGGCACTCTTCCAAGACAAGACCCGGCGAGTTAAACTTCATCTCTTATAGAAATACAGAGGTAGATGCCTTGCTGGAAAAGGGCAGGCGCACTTTTGACCAAGAGGAACGCAGAAAGATTTACTGGCGTATTCAGGAGATACTGGCCGAGGAAGCGCCTTATGTGTTTCTCTATGTCCCGGACGCCCTTCCCGTGGTTCAGGCCCGGGTTAAGGGCATTGAACCCGCTGCCGCGGGTATAACCTATAACCTGATTAAGTGGTATGTGCCAAAGACGGAGCAGAGATATAAAATGAATGATAGTAACCGTTGACCGTTGACCGTTCACCGAAGAAGACGTTTTTCTCCCTTTTCACGGGCAACGGTGAACTGATAACGGTGAACGGTTACAAATGATGGCGCATGGCTCATAGCCGATAGCTCATAAATAATGGCTACTTATATCCTGAAAAGATTATTTCTAATGATCCCAATCTTTCTGGGGATAACCGTGATCTCCTTTGCCGTCCTGCATCTTGCCCCTGGTGCGCCCACGGAGATGCAGACCATGATGCAGCCCAAGGTCTCTCTGGAGGCCCGGGCCCGCCTCAACGCCATCTACGGCCTGGATAAGCCCCTCCCTATACAGTATTTTGACTGGCTGAAGAGGCTGGTGCGATTTGACTTTGGCCGGTCTTTTTCGTCTGACAACCGGCCGGTACAGGAGAAGATCATGGAGAGGTTGCCGGTTACCCTCTTTATTAACATCCTCTCTCTGGTTCTTATCTTAGTTGTGGCCATACCCATCGGGATACTCTCGGCGGTTCACCGGTATTCTCTTTTTGACAAGGCCACCACGCTTTTTGTCTTTATAGGGTTTGCCGCTCCGACCTTCTGGCTGGCGCTGCTTTTGATGCTCGTTTTTGGCGTACATCTGGACTGGCTGCCTATATCCGGTATCAAGTCCCTGAACTATGAATACCTTGGTTTCTGGGGTAAAACGGTTGACTTGGGCAGGCATCTCATTCTCCCGGTCCTGCTTTCGGCGTTCGGCGGGTTAGCCGGCCTTTCGCGCTATATGCGGTCCAACATGCTGGAGGTAATACGGCAGGATTATATCCTTACGGCCAGGGCTAAAGGCCTGCCTGAACGGGTGGTTATCTATAAACACGCCCTGCGCAATGCCTTGCTTCCGGTGGTGACTGTTCTGGGCTTGTCTATCCCCGGCCTCATCGGCGGCAGCGTCATCTTTGAATCGATATTTGCCATTCCAGGCATGGGACAGCTATTTTACGGGGCGGTCATGGCCAGAGACTATCCGGTAGTCATGGGTGAGCTGGTCATCGGAGCGGTTCTGACTCTTATTGGCAACCTGGTAGCGGATATCTCTTATGCCCTGGTTGATCCACGGATACGGGTGCGATAAGTAATGACAAGGGCCTTAGTTAAAGAATTCTGGCAGCGCTTCAGACGTCATCGCCTGGGGTTAATAGGGGCGGGGGTTGTATGGCTTCTTTTTATCGTTTCTCTGGCGGCCCCTGTACTTTCTCCCTACGATCCAAGCTATATTGATATCAAATCTATCATGGAACCACCCGGTTATGAACATCTCCTTGGCACTGATCAGTTGGGCCGCGATGTCCTCAGCCGGATTATATGGGGAGGGCGCATCTCCCTTATGGTAGGGTTTGTAGCCGTGGGTATCGCTATGGTTATCGGTGTCTTTTTAGGGGCTATGGCCGGTTACTACGGCGGTTATGTGGATACGGTTATTATGCGTTTTGTGGATATCATGCTCTGTTTCCCGACGTTTTTTTTGATCCTGGCGGTCGTGGCCTTGCTTGAGCCCAGTATCTGGAATATCATGGTGGTCATCGGGGCAACGGGGTGGATGGGAATGGCCCGTTTGATTAGGGCGGAGATACTGTCCATAAAGGAGAGGGACTATGTCCTGGCGGCCCGGGCCTTAGGAGCCAGCCATACCCGTATAATATGGAGGCATATTATACCGAATGCCATGGCTCCGGTACTGGTCGCTGCCACTCTGGGCGTAGCTGCGGCCATACTGACCGAATCTGCCCTGAGTTTTTTGGGTATTGGTGTCCAGCCGCCCACGCCGAGTTGGGGTAATATCCTTACCGCGGGCAAGGACAGTATTGAAGTAGCCTGGTGGCTTTCTTTTTATCCGGGTATGGCTATACTTATTACTGTGCTTGGCTATAACCTCCTTGGTGAAGGTATAAGAGATGCTATCGATCCACGACTGAGGGAAGGAAGAGGATGATAAGAAAGGGTTGTGTCCTCCTAATCTGGTTTTTCCTGATGGGGGTTGCGGATGTAACGGCAGCCGACAAGGTGTCGGGTAATAAGACCGCTTCTCCGCCTGCGGTCCCCGGCACAAGAATAATTATGAAACAGGAAGATGCGCCGCGATGGAAAAGCAAATGGGATCTGGCGCGTAAATTTACCCGTCAGAAGAAATATGACGTAGCCCTGGTTCTGTACAGGGAAGTATTGGAGATCAAGCCTAACCTGGATGACGCCCGTTTTGAGATGGCCCAGATATTGAGATATATGGGGAAAGATACAGAGGCCATAGAGGCCCTGGAGATTTTTTTAGAGTCAAAGCCTGACCGCACCGATGCCATGCTTCCTCTGGCCGAACTTTTGGCTGCCCACGAGAATGAAAAAAGGGCCGTCAAACTTTACGAACAGATACTTTTAAAGGAATCCGCGAATTTTTCCGCCTTGAAGGGTCTGGGAGAGGCTTATCTTAAGCTAAAAAGCTATTCAGAGGCATCTAATTATCTACTTAAGGCATTGAGTTTAAACCCCCGAGACGTGGATCTGATTTATAAGATGGCTATCTGTCTGGATAACCTGGGAAAATACGGCGAAGCCGTAGCCTATTACCAAAGGCTGATCGGCCTTAAAGGCAACGACCCGGTTTTTATTCACCGTTATGTGGACTCTCTTATAAGCGCTGGTCGTGAGACAGAGGCCATAGATGTGCTTGCCGGATTTCTGAAAACTTATCCGGATAATCTGGCGGGCCATGATAAGATTGCCCAGCTTTATCTTAAGAAAGAGAAGAAGAAAGAGGCGCTGCCTCATCTGAAAGAGGCGCTGGCCAAAAATCGAAATGACAGTAAGCTCCTTTTTAAGATAGGGCAGATTGAAAGTGAACTCGGGCTTTACAAGGATGCCGCAGTCAGCCTCCAGGCCCTGTTAAAGATTGAACCGAAACACAGAGAGGGGATGGTTGTACTTGCTCAAGCCCTTTCTGCCGGCGGACAATACCCGGCAGCTATAGAACAGTATAAGACCTACCTGTCCCTTGCCCCAAAGGACGAAGAGGCCCTTAAAGAACTGGCCGGGATTTACCTGAAGACCAAAGAATATACAGAGGCCTCTGCCATATATGAGAAACTAAGCCAGGAGTACCCCCAAAAAACAGGCCTTAAAATTGATCTGGCTGATATATGGCTGAAAATGGGTGAACAGGAAAAGGCCCTTAAGCCCCTTGAGGATGTTTTATCCCTGGAGCCTAAGAATAAAGAGGCCCTGGTGAAGAGGGCCACAATACTACAGACATTGGGTAGGATAGGTGAGGCCACCCGGGCCTGGCAGACGGCGATTGAGGTTTATCCTGAACTGACATCGGCAAAGCTGGCCTTGTCCCATCTCCTTATTGAACAGGCCCGGACGGTTGCCGCCCAAAAATTATTTCGCTCTGTTCTGGCAGATGATGGTAAGAACCTAGAGGCACTGAAAGGACTGGCAAAAACAAATGAGAGGAGGGGTGAGCTGGATTTAGCCCTGGATGCATATAAAAAGATACTGTCTGCCTATCCCGATGATAAGGATGCAAAGTTCGGTCTGGCCCGCACTTACGAGGGCCTGAAGGATTATGAAGAGGCCGGTAAGTGTTATGCCCGTCTGTTGGCCGAAAATCCCGACTCCCAGGAGGTCCTGCTTGGCCTCGCTCGTCTGGCAAGGCTCTCCGGTAACTACTATAAGAGTCGGACGATGTATTCAGACATTTTAAAACGCTGTCCTGACCTTGAAGCCGCCTGCGGCGGACTGGCAGAGCTTTACATTGATGAAGGACGTGCGGATTATGTCCGGGCGGAATATCGGAAGATGATCTTAAAAGATCCGGGTTCGGCGGCGGGGGTTCGAGGCCTGGCCCTTCTCCATCTGAGAGATAATGAGTACAAAGCGGCTGAGGAACTTCTAAGGAGTTATCTTGCCTCTCACAGCGGCAGCGACGGGGATCATCTTCTACTGGCTCGAATACTCATGGGGCGCAAAAAATGGGACGAGGCCGCGGGTATTTATCAATCAATGTTTAGCAGGGGCGATACGGCCGGAGAGGCGCGGACCGGGCTGGCCGAAAATTACTATAGAAGCGAACGATTTCCGCAGGCCGTGGCCGTTTATAATGCGGCGTTACAGGAAAGGCCATACTCAGCGCTGGCATTAACCGGACTCAGAAAATCTCTGGTCGAAACCGGGGACGGCATATATTTTGAGACTATTGGCCTGGAGATCGAAGGGCTATGCCGGCGCCGTCCTGATATCTTTTGGAATGATGATTTCTTTAAAAGTGAACTCCTTGACTGGCCGGAGAAGGTGGCCCTGTACCAAGGGATCAAAGAGAACAATCCCGAACACTTCCTGGCCGGATGGTTCTTGGCCCAGGCCCTGGAGCATGTGGATGTGGATAGAGCACTGAAGGAATATGAAGACTGGGTGGAGAAATATTCGGATAATGAGGGGGGGGTGCTCAAGCTGGCCCGGCTTTACGCCCGGAAGTTTGCCTTTTCTAAGGCCCTGGCCCGGTATGATAAGCTCCTGGCCATCGATCCCAATAATGCCCTTTACCAGGGCGAAAAGATACAACTGTTTTTTGATTGGGGGCGTGGCGATGAGGCCTTGGTCCTTTTGAAAACGCTCCTTATCCCTCATGTCGATGACGTAATTGAAGAGAAGCTTAAACAACTAGCGGAGAACGAAGAGGACCAGGAGATAAAGGATAAGCTGGTTCGCTTTCTTTCCAAAAGACCTAAGGGCTCTGTCTATTGGTTGTATGAAAAAATTTCCCGCGAGATTGAAAAGAAAAGGTTCCCGCAAAAACTCCTCCTCGGCATGGAGCGAGTCCGCCTGGACCTGTATGGAGATTACCTGATTCAAAAAAAAGCGCACGATAAAGGGAGGATCTTCAGCATTATTCCCCGGAGGTAGAGATTGCCGGGGTCACATCTCCATATGTTATTACTGTTCCTACGTGTGTAGGGATGACCGCAAAACGATAAGTACATAAACTTGATCAATTCGTAAAAAAGCCCTCTCACCGCTGAGCACGCAGAGCCCGCAGAGAAAACATGTAACCTATTCAATATGTTATCTCGGCGTTCTCGGCGGCCTCTGCGGTAATTTTGACTTTTTATAAAATCATCAAACTTGACAGGAACTGTTTTGGGGTACATTATTAGGGTGGTAATGAAATGGAGACGACATGGAAGATGTGCTGATTATAATACTGGTCATAGCCTTTTTTGTGGCGCTGTTTAAGTGGGTAGTGCCTCGCCTAAAGCCGCCAACCTCCTTCGGTTGTCCTACCTGAGCAACCAAAAAACCTCACTCTGCGGGCCGCAGAAATAAGAAATGAATTGGTTTTCATCCGGAAAACCAAGTTTTCCGGATGGAGCAGTCAGCACTCAGCTATCAGCATTCAGCTTAACATAATGTTTGTCCTACTCTTTTGCTGACAGCTGATGGCTGAAAGCGTGAAGCCGGAAACAGTAGTTTCCGGATGAAAACTGGATTGATTTTTAGCAGGGCAGGACGGGACGAAATGGCTGGTTATTGGAAGAAGCTTCTTAGGATAAATCTTACCAGTGGGAAAACCGAGACAGAAGAGATACCTGAGGAGATTATCACCAAATACCTTGGCGCCAAGGGTATCGGAGCCTACTACTTTATAAAAGGCCTTAAAAAGGGCATCGACCCCCTTTCTCCTGAAAACAGGATTGTCCTGGCTACAGGGCCTTTTCAGGGTACGGAAATTCTATCCAGTGGCCGTTTCGCGGTTATTACCAAGTCTCCCCTTACCGGCATATTTCTGGATAGCTATAGCGGGGGGCTGTTTGGCCCCGGTCTCAAATACTGCGGTTTTGATCTGGCGATTATCGAAGGCAAAACAAAAAAGCCTGTATATATCTGCATAACCAATGGGCGGGCCCAGATAAAGGATGCTGCGCATCTATGGGGAAGGACCACGGCTGAAACAGAAAAGATCATAAGGTCAGCGGAAGGCGAGGATACGAAGGTAGTTTCCATAGGCGTGGCCGGAGAAAACGGGGCGCTTTTCTCCTGTCTGATCAGTGACAGGCGCCGCGCCGCGGGCCGGGGGGGAGCAGGGGCGGTCTTTGGGGCGAAGAACCTTAAGGCCGTAGCGGTAAACGGTACGCTGGCTATCCCGGTTCATGATGCTAAAAAGATAAAGGAATTAAATCGAAGGGCTGTGCAGGCCGTGGCACAGAGGCGTAAAGATAACGCCGGCCTTTATCTTTACGGTACCTCATCAGTATTGGAATATTCCCA containing:
- a CDS encoding peptide-binding protein — its product is MKTPAKIWEISGRMLLVWGVLALISCPACSRPEDSGKSLERPAAAGPPCYGDTLITGSIGEPSNLIPILASDSSSHEVAGLIYNGLVKYDKDLKLVGDLAESFKVSKSGLVITFHLRKGVRWHDGQPFTAADVLFTYKTMVDPHTPTAYAEDFLQVERAEATDPYTFRVTYKKPFAPALASWGISILPGHLLEGRDIMKSPLARHPVGTGPFIFKEWKAGEKVVLTYNPDYFEGRPYIDRYIYRIIPDSATMFMELKAGGIDNMGLSPLQYARQTEYRKFKENFNKYRYPAFAYTYLGFNLEDEKFRDRRVRQAISYAINRGELIEGVLLGLGQEATGPYKPGTWACNPNVKQYPYNPVKARELLQEAGWRDTNGDGILDKGGIPFRFTIITNQGNDTRARTAEIIQRRLKEVGIDVKIRIIEWAAFIKEFIEKKAFEATILGWTISQDPDIYDVWHSSKTRPGELNFISYRNTEVDALLEKGRRTFDQEERRKIYWRIQEILAEEAPYVFLYVPDALPVVQARVKGIEPAAAGITYNLIKWYVPKTEQRYKMNDSNR
- a CDS encoding ABC transporter permease, whose protein sequence is MATYILKRLFLMIPIFLGITVISFAVLHLAPGAPTEMQTMMQPKVSLEARARLNAIYGLDKPLPIQYFDWLKRLVRFDFGRSFSSDNRPVQEKIMERLPVTLFINILSLVLILVVAIPIGILSAVHRYSLFDKATTLFVFIGFAAPTFWLALLLMLVFGVHLDWLPISGIKSLNYEYLGFWGKTVDLGRHLILPVLLSAFGGLAGLSRYMRSNMLEVIRQDYILTARAKGLPERVVIYKHALRNALLPVVTVLGLSIPGLIGGSVIFESIFAIPGMGQLFYGAVMARDYPVVMGELVIGAVLTLIGNLVADISYALVDPRIRVR
- a CDS encoding ABC transporter permease, with translation MTRALVKEFWQRFRRHRLGLIGAGVVWLLFIVSLAAPVLSPYDPSYIDIKSIMEPPGYEHLLGTDQLGRDVLSRIIWGGRISLMVGFVAVGIAMVIGVFLGAMAGYYGGYVDTVIMRFVDIMLCFPTFFLILAVVALLEPSIWNIMVVIGATGWMGMARLIRAEILSIKERDYVLAARALGASHTRIIWRHIIPNAMAPVLVAATLGVAAAILTESALSFLGIGVQPPTPSWGNILTAGKDSIEVAWWLSFYPGMAILITVLGYNLLGEGIRDAIDPRLREGRG
- a CDS encoding tetratricopeptide repeat protein encodes the protein MIRKGCVLLIWFFLMGVADVTAADKVSGNKTASPPAVPGTRIIMKQEDAPRWKSKWDLARKFTRQKKYDVALVLYREVLEIKPNLDDARFEMAQILRYMGKDTEAIEALEIFLESKPDRTDAMLPLAELLAAHENEKRAVKLYEQILLKESANFSALKGLGEAYLKLKSYSEASNYLLKALSLNPRDVDLIYKMAICLDNLGKYGEAVAYYQRLIGLKGNDPVFIHRYVDSLISAGRETEAIDVLAGFLKTYPDNLAGHDKIAQLYLKKEKKKEALPHLKEALAKNRNDSKLLFKIGQIESELGLYKDAAVSLQALLKIEPKHREGMVVLAQALSAGGQYPAAIEQYKTYLSLAPKDEEALKELAGIYLKTKEYTEASAIYEKLSQEYPQKTGLKIDLADIWLKMGEQEKALKPLEDVLSLEPKNKEALVKRATILQTLGRIGEATRAWQTAIEVYPELTSAKLALSHLLIEQARTVAAQKLFRSVLADDGKNLEALKGLAKTNERRGELDLALDAYKKILSAYPDDKDAKFGLARTYEGLKDYEEAGKCYARLLAENPDSQEVLLGLARLARLSGNYYKSRTMYSDILKRCPDLEAACGGLAELYIDEGRADYVRAEYRKMILKDPGSAAGVRGLALLHLRDNEYKAAEELLRSYLASHSGSDGDHLLLARILMGRKKWDEAAGIYQSMFSRGDTAGEARTGLAENYYRSERFPQAVAVYNAALQERPYSALALTGLRKSLVETGDGIYFETIGLEIEGLCRRRPDIFWNDDFFKSELLDWPEKVALYQGIKENNPEHFLAGWFLAQALEHVDVDRALKEYEDWVEKYSDNEGGVLKLARLYARKFAFSKALARYDKLLAIDPNNALYQGEKIQLFFDWGRGDEALVLLKTLLIPHVDDVIEEKLKQLAENEEDQEIKDKLVRFLSKRPKGSVYWLYEKISREIEKKRFPQKLLLGMERVRLDLYGDYLIQKKAHDKGRIFSIIPRR